CGGCTGCGGTCAACTCGGGATCCGGTTGAGTTTTCGACTCCGGGAGAATCTTACGTTCTTCGGGCCCCAGCGGAACTCGTTGATCAGAGTGATTTTTCATGACGAGGAACCCTACAGAGGATTCTAAAATATAGTGCCAACTGTTGCTCGATGAAGATTAACTCGATTGACTCTTGGTAGCTGCCCCGACCTATCGGGGCGGGTTTTTCCCCGCCGGTCGCAAGAGCCCGTGATCCGCGGAAAAGAGAGCGGATCACGGCTACCAAACCATACCTCTCCGCGAGATGCTGTCACGCGTCACTATGATGTATCATCTTTACAAGCACTCAAATCTTCGCGGGAAATGGATCCTGGGCCTGTCGGACAGACTGTAGCTCACCCAGCTTTTGTAGTCGCCGCTGTCCGAGAATCGCGGCCCCCAGGGCACAAACGTACTGGACGAGGTCTCCCTCGGGAACATTGACGGCCGCGCCCAATTGTTCGCGCGCCACCCGGGCCATGGTTTCAAATCGCAGGATCCCTCCAATCAGGGTGAACTCCGGCTCCATCTGCACGCGCTTCATCAATTGAATCGAGCGATCCACCAGGGAAGAGATGGCTCCCTGCATGATGTCGGCCGGGGCGGTTCCCTCGGAGAGGTGATTGATTACTTCTGACTCGGCGAACACCGCACACACGCCGGAGATCGTGGCCGTATGTTTGGAGGTCGCCACCAGCGGGCCGATTTCCCGGGTGTTATAGCCCATGTAGCGCGCGGTCTTTTCGAGAAAG
Above is a genomic segment from Terriglobia bacterium containing:
- a CDS encoding acyl-CoA dehydratase activase, which produces MIFTAGIDVGSTYTKAVVLNEENGIAGRAMANTGFKLAEASRQVYLNALESAGLQETDVRYVVATGYGRHMVSFSDVQVTDLTAGARGTMFLFPGTRTILDVGGQTMKATRIDETAKVKSFRLNDKCAAGTGAFLEKTARYMGYNTREIGPLVATSKHTATISGVCAVFAESEVINHLSEGTAPADIMQGAISSLVDRSIQLMKRVQMEPEFTLIGGILRFETMARVAREQLGAAVNVPEGDLVQYVCALGAAILGQRRLQKLGELQSVRQAQDPFPAKI